In the Arachis ipaensis cultivar K30076 chromosome B10, Araip1.1, whole genome shotgun sequence genome, one interval contains:
- the LOC107622923 gene encoding uncharacterized protein LOC107622923 isoform X1 — protein MWRKKSIFFDLPYWESNLLRHNLDVMHIEKNVCDNVLYTLLNETGRSKDNLKARKDLKEMGIRKDLWPDENGRYHPSLFTMSNSMKDIFLRTIKNIRVPDGLSSNISRCVDLKQRKLSGLKSHDCHVLMQQLLPIAIRNVLPDKVTAVLIELSSFFQQLCSKSLSLTELEKLQPRIILTLCHLEMLFPPSFFTIMVHLTCHLVDEAKLGGPVHYRWMYPIERYLGHLKSYVRNKAKSEGSIAEGYVAEEALTFCSRYLEGIETRFNRPPRVDDRPDDNYSTHVDSLFPQIGNSKGAFTVFELSPMEKKQAHRYVVLNCPYVKPFIDDFKDFVRRRSKGRRPSNVEIEKRVNKDFVTWFPAQFMNPDIMNTVHEDLRYLARGPSRYAKRFSTFSINGFSFRTTNRDNGLKTQNSGVFLMSSTPCVASASDADVRNADLSYYGKLEDIIELNYNGQFRVTLFKCKWADTTRERGCRKDNWGFTSVNFSQVIHSGDQEEDDPYIEASQARMVYFVNNEVNKDWSVVMHLKPRDSYDMGGNEDDEACENEPWLEQNLDSLFENGDNLSLLRDEVDDELLDNDIGEDEHMSE, from the exons ATGTGGAGGAAGAAAAGCATATTTTTTGATCTTCCTTATTGGGAGTCTAACTTATTGCGCCACAATCTAGATGTTATGCATATTGAAAAGAATGTTTGCGACAATGTGTTATACACTTTGCTCAATGAGACTGGAAGGTCAAAGGATAATCTCAAAGCTCGTAAGGATCTTAAAGAAATGGGTATAAGAAAAGATTTATGGCCAGATGAAAATGGGAGATATCATCCATCTTTGTTCACAATGTCAAATTCGATGAAAGATATATTCTTGCGTACTATAAAGAATATTAGAGTACCAGATGGTCTCTCGAGTAATATTTCACGGTGTGTTGACCTGAAGCAAAGAAAGCTCTCTGGATTGAAGAGCCATGATTGCCACGTTCTTATGCAGCAACTATTACCCATTGCCATACGTAATGTGCTGCCAGATAAAGTTACTGCAGTGCTAATAGAGTTGTCTTCATTCTTTCAACAGTTGTGCTCTAAAAGCTTAAGTCTTACAGAACTTGAGAAGCTCCAACCTCGAATAATCCTTACCCTTTGTCATTTAGAAATGTTGTTCCCTCCTTCCTTCTTTACAATCATGGTTCATTTAACCTGTCATCTAGTTGATGAAGCAAAACTCGGAGGACCAGTACACTATAGGTGGATGTATCCTATTGAGAG GTATTTAGGTCATTTGAAGTCCTATGTACGAAACAAAGCTAAATCAGAAGGTTCTATAGCTGAGGGATACGTGGCTGAAGAAGCTCTTACATTTTGCTCTCGATACTTAGAAGGGATTGAGACAAGATTTAATAGGCCACCACGTGTTGATGATCGTCCGGATGATAATTATAGTACACATGTGGATTCCCTTTTTCCACAAATAGGAAACTCAAAGGGAGCTTTCACAGTATTTGAGTTGTCACCTATGGAAAAAAAACAAGCACATCGATATGTGGTTTTAAATTGTCCATATGTCAAACCGTTCATTGA TGACTTCAAAGATTTTGTACGAAGACGATCTAAGGGTAGAAGGCCTTCAAATGTAGAGATAGAAAAAAGAGTCAATAaagattttgttacttggtttcctGCGCAG TTTATGAACCCAGATATTATGAATACTGTGCATGAGGATTTGAGATACTTAGCAAGGGGTCCATCACGATATGCCAAGAGGTTTTCTACATTTAGTATTAATGGGTTCTCCTTTCGAACTACCAATCGAGACAATGGGTTAAAGACCCAGAATAGTGGAGTTTTTTTAATGTCTTCAACTCCTTGTGTTGCTAGCGCTAGTGATGCTGATGTTAGGAATGCTGATTTGTCATATTATGGCAAACTAGAAGATATTATAGAACTAAACTACAATGGCCAATTTCGGGTTACTTTATTCAAATGTAAATGGGCTGACACCACTAGAGAACGGGGCTGTAGAAAGGATAATTGGGGTTTTACTTCTGTTAATTTTTCACAAGTAATACACAGTGGTGACCAAGAGGAGGATGATCCGTATATTGAAGCCTCACAAGCTCGAATGGTGTATTTTGTCAATAATGAAGTGAATAAAGATTGGAGTGTTGTCATGCATTTGAAGCCAAGAGATTCATATGATATGGGGGGAAATGAAGATGATGAAGCATGCGAGAATGAGCCATGGTTAGAGCAAAACTTAGATTCTTTATTTGAAAATGGTGATAATCTATCATTGTTAAGAGATGAGGTAGATGATGAACTACTAGATAATGACATTGGAGAAGACGAACACATGTCAGAAtag
- the LOC107623995 gene encoding protein EMBRYONIC FLOWER 1 — MMGSFVQVNSISIDLADAIGDKASAGKCQHFSIRGYVSEIRKKDWKKCWPFPVNESEENPSLPPLDVPTYRCFGCESCHQESVTKDMDKDGQTDFNCCSSGCKSDTNCGKAAVKSLISSCQIYIILKGKIVKSMLLEGLAFLLNTQILSLQEKELILKKSQVQESKRNLLKV; from the exons ATGATGGGGTCTTTCGTCCAAGTTAACTCAATCTCCATAGATCTTGCCGATGCTATTGGGGATAAGGCATCAGCTGGAAAATGCCAACACTTCTCGATACG TGGTTATGTATctgaaataagaaagaaagactGGAAAAAATGTTGGCCATTTCCAGTAAATGAGTCTGAGGAAAATCCATCGCTTCCACCACTTGATGTACCAACATACAGATGTTTTGGTTGTGAGAGCTGTCATCAAGAAAGTGTAACTAAGGACATGGATAAAGATGGCCAAACAGACTTTAATTGTTGCAGTAGCGGTTGCAAATCTGATACAAACTGTGGTAAAGCAGCTGTCAAGTCACTGATAAGCAGCTGTCAAATATACATCATCTTAAAAGGAAAGATAGTGAAATCAATGCTTTTGGAGGGCCTAGCATTCCTTCTAAACACACAAATTCTATCTCTGCAGGAAAAGGAGCTCATCTTGAA GAAATCGCAGGTGCAAGAATCAAAGAGAAACCTGTTGAAGGTGTAG
- the LOC107622923 gene encoding uncharacterized protein LOC107622923 isoform X4, with product MWRKKSIFFDLPYWESNLLRHNLDVMHIEKNVCDNVLYTLLNETGRSKDNLKARKDLKEMGIRKDLWPDENGRYHPSLFTMSNSMKDIFLRTIKNIRVPDGLSSNISRCVDLKQRKLSGLKSHDCHVLMQQLLPIAIRNVLPDKVTAVLIELSSFFQQLCSKSLSLTELEKLQPRIILTLCHLEMLFPPSFFTIMVHLTCHLVDEAKLGGPVHYRWMYPIERYLGHLKSYVRNKAKSEGSIAEGYVAEEALTFCSRYLEGIETRFNRPPRVDDRPDDNYSTHVDSLFPQIGNSKGAFTVFELSPMEKKQAHRYVVLNCPYVKPFIDDFKDFVRRRSKGRRPSNVEIEKRVNKDFVTWFPAQFMNPDIMNTVHEDLRYLARGPSRYAKRFSTFSINGFSFRTTNRDNGLKTQNSGVFLMSSTPCVASASDADVRNADLSYYGKLEDIIELNYNGQFRVTLFKCKWADTTRERGCRKDNWGFTSVNFSQVIHSGDQEEDDPYIEASQARMVYFVNNEVNKDWSVVMHLKPRDSYDMGGNEDDEACENEP from the exons ATGTGGAGGAAGAAAAGCATATTTTTTGATCTTCCTTATTGGGAGTCTAACTTATTGCGCCACAATCTAGATGTTATGCATATTGAAAAGAATGTTTGCGACAATGTGTTATACACTTTGCTCAATGAGACTGGAAGGTCAAAGGATAATCTCAAAGCTCGTAAGGATCTTAAAGAAATGGGTATAAGAAAAGATTTATGGCCAGATGAAAATGGGAGATATCATCCATCTTTGTTCACAATGTCAAATTCGATGAAAGATATATTCTTGCGTACTATAAAGAATATTAGAGTACCAGATGGTCTCTCGAGTAATATTTCACGGTGTGTTGACCTGAAGCAAAGAAAGCTCTCTGGATTGAAGAGCCATGATTGCCACGTTCTTATGCAGCAACTATTACCCATTGCCATACGTAATGTGCTGCCAGATAAAGTTACTGCAGTGCTAATAGAGTTGTCTTCATTCTTTCAACAGTTGTGCTCTAAAAGCTTAAGTCTTACAGAACTTGAGAAGCTCCAACCTCGAATAATCCTTACCCTTTGTCATTTAGAAATGTTGTTCCCTCCTTCCTTCTTTACAATCATGGTTCATTTAACCTGTCATCTAGTTGATGAAGCAAAACTCGGAGGACCAGTACACTATAGGTGGATGTATCCTATTGAGAG GTATTTAGGTCATTTGAAGTCCTATGTACGAAACAAAGCTAAATCAGAAGGTTCTATAGCTGAGGGATACGTGGCTGAAGAAGCTCTTACATTTTGCTCTCGATACTTAGAAGGGATTGAGACAAGATTTAATAGGCCACCACGTGTTGATGATCGTCCGGATGATAATTATAGTACACATGTGGATTCCCTTTTTCCACAAATAGGAAACTCAAAGGGAGCTTTCACAGTATTTGAGTTGTCACCTATGGAAAAAAAACAAGCACATCGATATGTGGTTTTAAATTGTCCATATGTCAAACCGTTCATTGA TGACTTCAAAGATTTTGTACGAAGACGATCTAAGGGTAGAAGGCCTTCAAATGTAGAGATAGAAAAAAGAGTCAATAaagattttgttacttggtttcctGCGCAG TTTATGAACCCAGATATTATGAATACTGTGCATGAGGATTTGAGATACTTAGCAAGGGGTCCATCACGATATGCCAAGAGGTTTTCTACATTTAGTATTAATGGGTTCTCCTTTCGAACTACCAATCGAGACAATGGGTTAAAGACCCAGAATAGTGGAGTTTTTTTAATGTCTTCAACTCCTTGTGTTGCTAGCGCTAGTGATGCTGATGTTAGGAATGCTGATTTGTCATATTATGGCAAACTAGAAGATATTATAGAACTAAACTACAATGGCCAATTTCGGGTTACTTTATTCAAATGTAAATGGGCTGACACCACTAGAGAACGGGGCTGTAGAAAGGATAATTGGGGTTTTACTTCTGTTAATTTTTCACAAGTAATACACAGTGGTGACCAAGAGGAGGATGATCCGTATATTGAAGCCTCACAAGCTCGAATGGTGTATTTTGTCAATAATGAAGTGAATAAAGATTGGAGTGTTGTCATGCATTTGAAGCCAAGAGATTCATATGATATGGGGGGAAATGAAGATGATGAAGCATGCGAGAATGAGCCATG A
- the LOC107621106 gene encoding uncharacterized protein LOC107621106, protein MGQDANNHVYPIAWTIMHIENKDNWKWFLELLHEDIGDQTEHGWCFVSDMQKGLIPALREVMPGAHHRFCAWHLWQNFQKQWKDSHLKSLLWKCVRAMTVQKFNGHMQSIKRVNEKAWAYLDKFPRQAWTRAHYKDFPKVDNVCNNMCEVFNAATKPYRCKPVLTLLEEVRRYAITSMARNKLKLSSHVGHLPPIQQSRLAKERHYSRYYIPMWSGDAAEVMFEVHGEPHNVVVDLGNQTCSCRSWQLSDVGHTTRSCRIAKKQKADELAAAAKAVEDAANKCDTGSKGNEGEVVTEECEVGAEGGQIDTQTEVSAERGLGAEQEPTTQAAKTTKNAKKGHLRTKCERRIDKLPVKRTTSSTAAAALHPTEISRETIQGASAATSEKLTSFLKFVLTPGFNPPRKNV, encoded by the exons ATGGGTCAGGACGCGAATAATCATGTGTACCCAATTGCATGGACAATTATGCATATTGAGAACAAAGACAACTGGAAGTGGTTCTTGGAGCTCTTGCATGAAGACATTGGAGATCAGACAGAGCATGGTTGGTGCTTCGTCTCTGACATGCAGAAG GGTTTAATCCCAGCATTGCGTGAAGTTATGCCAGGTGCGCATCACCGCTTCTGTGCGTGGCACCTTTGGCAAAACTTTCAGAAACAATGGAAGGACTCACACTTGAAGAGTTTACTTTGGAAGTGTGTTAGAGCAATGACTGTCCAGAAATTCAACGGACATATGCAGTCTATAAAGAGGGTGAATGAGAAAGCGTGGGCATATTTAGACAAGTTTCCTAGGCAGGCGTGGACCAGGGCTCACTACAAGGACTTTCCAAAGGTTGACAATGTTTGCAACAACATGTGTGAGGTGTTCAACGCTGCCACCAAACCATACAGATGCAAGCCCGTCTTGACTTTACTGGAGGAGGTTAGGAGGTATGCCATAACTAGTATGGCAAGGAACAAACTGAAACTCTCTAGCCATGTGGGACACTTACCTCCGATTCAACAAAGTAGACTTGCAAAGGAAAGGCATTACAGCAGGTATTATATACCAATGTGGTCTGGAGATGCGGCTGAAGTGATGTTTGAAGTGCATGGTGAACCACATAATGTGGTGGTTGATTTGGGAAACCAAACATGTAGCTGCAGGTCTTGGCAGTTATCGG ATGTCGGTCACACAACAAGGAGTTGTAGAATAGCAAAGAAACAAAAGGCTGATGAGCTAGCAGCTGCTGCAAAGGCTGTCGAAGATGCTGCAAATAAGTGTGACACTGGTTCTAAAGGTAACGAAGGTGAGGTTGTTACTGAAGAATGTGAGGTTGGGGCTGAAGGAGGACAAATTGATACTCAAACAGAAGTTTCTGCTGAAAGGGGTCTAGGAGCTGAACAAGAACCTACAACTCAG GCTGCAAAGACTACAAAGAATGCCAAGAAAGGGCATCTGAGAACTAAATGTGAGAGACGCATAGACAAACTCCCTGTCAAGAGGACAACTTCATCCACTGCTGCGGCTGCTCTACATCCAACTGAGATTTCAAGAGAGACTATTCAGGGAGCTAGTGCAGCAACCTCTGAAAAACTGACCTCCTTCTTGAAATTTGTTCTAACTCCAGGATTCAACCCACCAAGAAAAAATGTCTAA
- the LOC107621105 gene encoding uncharacterized protein LOC107621105: MHHKSTANFSRDKSAAAANSSRDKSATSNSSRDKLAASNSSRDKLTATNSSRDKSTTVASSSRDKSAASNSSEPSSVAPTISEHPSEPKRKRGRESKHYWTVDAIDEYEDTTRLHLLVKDVHNLPENLRIVVNFDRQHAAIGEAAGLLAGVCGQLATDCVAFPISFDKWSDIPESFFENQWNIFFQNLCKRNQEIRQKQIIPHTSGAKSIARRKAELTEETGKEVSRVQMWDITHKKIDGSYVNEKAKEIAEKIEAYSSQQAVESTVNSPLDALGVVLGKEHPGRVRGLGMGAVPTIAFKNNTTRISQMNLGSSNDAGTSSTCGPNVQEELDTVKAQLQALVSYIASKEGGKIPVELAGMFPTQQISQGLDQKSEIPSPRELGSRSSGASNKEA, translated from the exons ATGCATCACAAGTCAA CTGCAAATTTCTCTCGAGACAAGTCGGCAGCAGCTGCAAATTCCTCCCGGGACAAGTCAGCAACTTCAAATTCCTCCCGGGACAAGTTGGCAGCTTCAAATTCCTCTCGAGACAAGTTGACAGCTACAAATTCCTCCCGAGATAAGTCGACAACAGTTGCAAGTTCCTCCCGAGACAAGTCGGCAGCTTCAAATTCTTCTGAGCCATCATCAGTTGCTCCAACTATATCTGAGCATCCATCCGAACCTAAACGTAAACGTGGGCGTGAATCTAAGCATTATTGGACTGTTGATGCCATAG atGAATATGAAGATACTACACGCCTTCATTTATTAGTGAAAGATGTGCATAATTTGCCAGAAAATTTGCGCATAGTTGTCAATTTTGATAGACAGCATGCAGCAATAGGAGAAGCAGCCGGACTCCTTGCAGGAGTTTGTGGGCAATTGGCCACTGATTGTGTAGCATTTCCAATCAGTTTTGATAAGTGGTCAGACATTCCAGAGagcttttttgaaaatcaatggAATATTTTTTTCCAA AATCTTTGTAAGAGGAATCAAGAAATTCGGCAAAAACAAATAATTCCTCATACTTCAGGTGCTAAATCAATTGCAAGAAGAAAGGCTGAATTG ACGGAAGAGACGGGAAAAGAAGTTAGTAGGGTTCAAATGTGGGACATCACTCACAAGAAAATAGATGGAAGTTATGTTAATGAAAAGGCTAAAGAAATAGCG GAGAAGATTGAAGCATATAGCAGTCAACAAGCGGTGGAATCAACCGTTAATTCTCCTCTTGATGCTCTTGGAGTAGTTCTTGGGAAAGAGCACCCTGGTCGTGTTCGAGGTTTAGGCATGGGAGCTGTTCCAACAATTGCTTTCAAGAACAACACTACAAGAATTAGTCAGATGAATTTAGGTTCTTCAAATGATGCTGGCACATCATCTACTTGTGGTCCAAATGTGCAAGAAGAGTTGGATACCGTTAAAGCGCAATTGCAAGCGCTAGTATCTTATATTGCTTCTAAGGAAGGAGGTAAAATTCCAGTGGAATTGGCTGGAATGTTTCCTACTCAACAAATTTCACAG ggaTTGGATCAAAAGAGTGAGATTCCATCACCAAGAGAGTTAGGAAGTAGGTCTTCTGGAGCGAGCAACAAAGAAGCATGA
- the LOC107622923 gene encoding uncharacterized protein LOC107622923 isoform X2 — MWRKKSIFFDLPYWESNLLRHNLDVMHIEKNVCDNVLYTLLNETGRSKDNLKARKDLKEMGIRKDLWPDENGRYHPSLFTMSNSMKDIFLRTIKNIRVPDGLSSNISRCVDLKQRKLSGLKSHDCHVLMQQLLPIAIRNVLPDKVTAVLIELSSFFQQLCSKSLSLTELEKLQPRIILTLCHLEMLFPPSFFTIMVHLTCHLVDEAKLGGPVHYRWMYPIERYLGHLKSYVRNKAKSEGSIAEGYVAEEALTFCSRYLEGIETRFNRPPRVDDRPDDNYSTHVDSLFPQIGNSKGAFTVFELSPMEKKQAHRYVVLNCPYVKPFIDDFKDFVRRRSKGRRPSNVEIEKRVNKDFVTWFPAQFMNPDIMNTVHEDLRYLARGPSRYAKRFSTFSINGFSFRTTNRDNGLKTQNSGVFLMSSTPCVASASDADVRNADLSYYGKLEDIIELNYNGQFRVTLFKCKWADTTRERGCRKDNWGFTSVNFSQVIHSGDQEEDDPYIEASQARMVYFVNNEVNKDWSVVMHLKPRDSYDMGGNEDDEACENEPCKRGTRICLKQQQLHILYKTSQ; from the exons ATGTGGAGGAAGAAAAGCATATTTTTTGATCTTCCTTATTGGGAGTCTAACTTATTGCGCCACAATCTAGATGTTATGCATATTGAAAAGAATGTTTGCGACAATGTGTTATACACTTTGCTCAATGAGACTGGAAGGTCAAAGGATAATCTCAAAGCTCGTAAGGATCTTAAAGAAATGGGTATAAGAAAAGATTTATGGCCAGATGAAAATGGGAGATATCATCCATCTTTGTTCACAATGTCAAATTCGATGAAAGATATATTCTTGCGTACTATAAAGAATATTAGAGTACCAGATGGTCTCTCGAGTAATATTTCACGGTGTGTTGACCTGAAGCAAAGAAAGCTCTCTGGATTGAAGAGCCATGATTGCCACGTTCTTATGCAGCAACTATTACCCATTGCCATACGTAATGTGCTGCCAGATAAAGTTACTGCAGTGCTAATAGAGTTGTCTTCATTCTTTCAACAGTTGTGCTCTAAAAGCTTAAGTCTTACAGAACTTGAGAAGCTCCAACCTCGAATAATCCTTACCCTTTGTCATTTAGAAATGTTGTTCCCTCCTTCCTTCTTTACAATCATGGTTCATTTAACCTGTCATCTAGTTGATGAAGCAAAACTCGGAGGACCAGTACACTATAGGTGGATGTATCCTATTGAGAG GTATTTAGGTCATTTGAAGTCCTATGTACGAAACAAAGCTAAATCAGAAGGTTCTATAGCTGAGGGATACGTGGCTGAAGAAGCTCTTACATTTTGCTCTCGATACTTAGAAGGGATTGAGACAAGATTTAATAGGCCACCACGTGTTGATGATCGTCCGGATGATAATTATAGTACACATGTGGATTCCCTTTTTCCACAAATAGGAAACTCAAAGGGAGCTTTCACAGTATTTGAGTTGTCACCTATGGAAAAAAAACAAGCACATCGATATGTGGTTTTAAATTGTCCATATGTCAAACCGTTCATTGA TGACTTCAAAGATTTTGTACGAAGACGATCTAAGGGTAGAAGGCCTTCAAATGTAGAGATAGAAAAAAGAGTCAATAaagattttgttacttggtttcctGCGCAG TTTATGAACCCAGATATTATGAATACTGTGCATGAGGATTTGAGATACTTAGCAAGGGGTCCATCACGATATGCCAAGAGGTTTTCTACATTTAGTATTAATGGGTTCTCCTTTCGAACTACCAATCGAGACAATGGGTTAAAGACCCAGAATAGTGGAGTTTTTTTAATGTCTTCAACTCCTTGTGTTGCTAGCGCTAGTGATGCTGATGTTAGGAATGCTGATTTGTCATATTATGGCAAACTAGAAGATATTATAGAACTAAACTACAATGGCCAATTTCGGGTTACTTTATTCAAATGTAAATGGGCTGACACCACTAGAGAACGGGGCTGTAGAAAGGATAATTGGGGTTTTACTTCTGTTAATTTTTCACAAGTAATACACAGTGGTGACCAAGAGGAGGATGATCCGTATATTGAAGCCTCACAAGCTCGAATGGTGTATTTTGTCAATAATGAAGTGAATAAAGATTGGAGTGTTGTCATGCATTTGAAGCCAAGAGATTCATATGATATGGGGGGAAATGAAGATGATGAAGCATGCGAGAATGAGCCATG CAAAAGAGGTACAAGAATCTGCTTAAAGCAGCAGCAGCTGCACATTCTTTACAAGACAAGTCAATAG